One window from the genome of Balaenoptera musculus isolate JJ_BM4_2016_0621 chromosome 3, mBalMus1.pri.v3, whole genome shotgun sequence encodes:
- the LOC118892726 gene encoding 60S ribosomal protein L36a — protein sequence MVNVPKTRRTFCKKCGKHQPHKVTQYKKGKDSLYAQGKRRYDRKQSGYGGQTKPIFRKKAKTTKKIVLRLECVEPNCRSKRMLAIKRCKHFELGGDKKRKGQVIQF from the coding sequence ATGGTGAACGTTCCTAAAACCCGCCGGACTTTCTGTAAGAAGTGTGGCAAGCACCAACCCCACAAAGTGACACAGTACAAGAAGGGCAAGGATTCGCTGTATGCCCAGGGAAAGCGGCGGTATGACAGGAAGCAGAGTGGCTATGGTGGGCAGACTAAGCCGATTTTCCGGAAAAAGGCTAAAACTACAAAGAAGATTGTGCTGAGGCTTGAATGTGTTGAGCCGAACTGCAGATCTAAGAGAATGCTGGCTATTAAGAGATGCAAGCATTTTGAGCTGGGAGGAGATAAGAAGAGAAAGGGCCAAGTGATCCAGTTCTGA